Sequence from the Hamadaea flava genome:
CGCGTCCAGCATGCCCTCGGCCGCCGCGCACAGGTCGAGCGCGGCCGAACCGAACCGGCGGATGTCGCGTACGCGGGTGATCAGACCGGCCACCACGGCGCCCTGCACCGCCCGCCGCTCCGCCGAGTACGCGAATCCGGTGCCGACCAGCGCCTGTGCCAACACCGTCTGGGTGGAGCCGGAGAGGCGTCGATCACCCCGCCACGCTCCCCCGCCCAGAGTGGCATGCCACTCCTCGCCGGAAGCGGCGTTCACCACCACCCCGGCGATCACCTCCCCGTCCGCCTCAGCGGCGATGGAGACGGCGTACTGGGGTAATCCGTAGAGGTAGTTCACGGTGCCGTCGATCGGGTCGATGACCCAGCGGACGCCGCTCGCCGCGCTGTCCTCCTGGACCCCGTACTCCTCGCCGAGGAAGCCGTCGCCGGGCCGCACTGCCCGCAATTCCTCGACGATCTGCCTTTCTACGGCCCGATCGGCGGCGGTGACGACGTCGGTCGCCGTACTCTTGGTATCGACCTGTCCGATAGCCTCGGTTCGCGTCCGGCGAGCCGTCTCGGCAGCCCGCCGGGCCACCCGCTGTGCCAACTCGAGCAGCTCTCGTGCATTCTGTTCCACCACGATCCCATCCTCGCAAAGGCACGATCGGCGCGCGCGATGGGATGATCACCAGAACCGGCGCTACAATTCACGCCTGCTGCCCTCCGCCGCCGGGCCGACACCCTCGCGGCGAGCCGGTGGCTCTCAATCCCGATACACCCGGCCGTTCCGACGGCGCGCCCGTGGGCCGGCCGGAGGGCGCCACATGCTGAAGCCCACTCGCTGATGACGGAAGGTCGTTCGTGACAGAAGCCCGCCAGATCGGCGCCGACGTACGCTCGCTCACCGACGCTCTCCTCGCCCAGGCCGCCGAGGCCGGTGGCCAGTTGACGCAGGCTGAGATCGCGCGTTCCGTCGAAGCCGCCGAGGTGACCCCGACTCAGGCCAAGAAGCTGTTGCGCGCCCTCTTCGAGGCGGGCGTGACAGTGGTGGCCGACGGGCGGACCGCCAAGGCTCCCGCGAAGAAGGTCGCGGCCGCGCGTTCGGCGACCCCGGCCTCCAAAGCGACCACGGCCAAGGCGACGCCCGCCAAACCCGCTGAGCGGGCCGCTCCGAAGCCGGCAGGCAAGACGCCGGCCCAAGGTGGCCCCATCGACGGCGACGCCGCTGAGGCGGCCGTCGAGCCGATAGAGAAGGCTGCCGCCAAGAAGGCCGCGGCCCCGGCGGCGAAGAAGGCCGCTCCCGCCAAGAAGGCCGTGCCTGCGAAGAAGGCCGCGCCGAAGGCGGAGGGCGACGCTGACGAGCCCGCCAAGAAGGCCGCCGCGGCGAAGAAGGCCGCACCGGCCAAGAAGGCCGCCGACGGCAAGGCCGAGAAGGCTCCGGGCGAGGAGCCCGACGCCGCGGACCTGGAGGTCGAGGACCTCACGGCCGAGATCGAGGACGTCGTGGTCGACGAGCCGGTCGAGATGGCCCAGGCCGCCGCGGCGGACGCGGCCGCCGCCGACGACTTCGACTGGGACGCCGAGGAGTCCGAGGCGCTCAAACAGGCCCGCAAGGACGCCGAGCTGACCGCTTCGGCCGACTCCGTCCGGGCGTACCTGAAGCAGATCGGCAAGGTCCCGCTGCTGAACGCCGAGCAGGAGGTGGAGCTGGCCAAGCGGATCGAGGCCGGGCTCTACGCCGCGGAGCGGCTGCGGGCTGCCGACGAGGGCGAGCTGACGCTCACCCGGGACATGCAGCGCGACCTGCTCTGGATCTCGCGTGACGGCGACCGGGCCAAGAACCACCTGCTGGAGGCCAACCTCCGGCTCGTGGTCAGCCTCGCCAAGCGCTATACGGGCCGGGGGATGGCGTTCCTGGATCTGATCCAGGAGGGCAACCTGGGTCTGATCCGGGCGGTGGAGAAGTTCGACTACACCAAGGGTTACAAGTTCTCGACGTACGCCACCTGGTGGATCCGGCAGGCGATCACGCGGGCGATGGCCGACCAGGCCCGCACGATCCGTATCCCGGTGCACATGGTCGAAGTGATCAACAAGCTCGGCCGCATACAGCGTGAGCTGTTGCAGGACCTGGGTCGCGAGCCCACTCCGGAGGAGCTCGCCAAGGAGATGGACATCACCCCGGAGAAGGTGCTGGAGATCCAGCAGTACGCCCGGGAGCCCATCTCGCTCGACCAGACGATCGGCGACGAGGGCGACAGCCAGCTCGGCGACTTCATCGAGGACTCCGAGGCGGTCGTAGCGGTCGACGCGGTCTCCTTCTCGCTGCTGCAGGACCAGCTCCAGCAGGTGCTGCAGACGCTCTCCGAGCGTGAGGCGGGTGTCGTACGGCTGCGCTTCGGCCTGACCGACGGCCAGCCTCGGACGCTGGACGAGATCGGCCAGGTCTACGGGGTGACCCGTGAGCGGATCCGGCAGATCGAGTCCAAGACCATGTCGAAGCTGCGGCACCCGTCGCGGTCGCAGGTCCTTCGCGACTATCTCGACTAGGTTCGCCGCCGAAAGCCCGGGCGACCCGGGCGGATGCCGGGACGGCGTCCCAGATCGCAGGAACAGGGCCCCCGAGTGGGGCCCTGTTCGCGTTGAGCGAACAGTCCCCCGTCGGGGGCCCGAAAACGGACATTGAGCGCGACGAGGGTCGTTTTCGTGGCATACAGTGGGGCGGAATTGCCGCGGATTTTCCTCCAACACTCCACCGAACGTATCGGTCTGATCACCGTGCGTACGAACTCAGGGGTGTGACCGGGCCGCTATCGCAAAGTCCGTGTTGACGTGGCACGCTGGGGGAACGGAAGGTTGGGGCACGTGGGGCCCTTCATTTGTCCCAACCGAACGGTGTGGTCCGCTCCCGATGTGAGGTGAATCCAAGCTCGGATCGGGAAGCCCGTCCGCGGCACCGACGTTGGAGGGTGAGTGGGCGCAAGAAACGAACCGTCGGCAAACTCGGCGGAGAACGAACGGACCAGCATCGGTGACGATCAGAGGAGGCCGGGCATGACAGCGACCCTCACGCCGCCGCCGGAGACGGCGACAGCTCACGACGCCGATGAGCGCTGCGACCGCTGCAACGCGGCGGGCAAGCTGCGCATCGTGCTCGCCGGCGGGGGCGAATTGGTGTTCTGCGGGCACCACGCCAACAAGTACGCCGACGACCTGGTGAAGATCACGGTCGACTACACGGTCGAGCCGGACTTCACTTGGCGTGGCAGCGAGCTCATTGCGAAGAACTGACCCCCAGACGGTGTACTGAACAAGGCATAACACCCCTTCGGTGTGCTAAGACCTCGAAACCCCGTCGTGCCGGGTGTGCGGCACGGCGGGGTTTTCGCATGTCCGGCCGGACCGCCGATAGCATTCCCCGGTGGACTCCAGTGAAGCCCTGCTCATCGCCGATCTGGCCGGTGTGACGGTCTTCGCGGTCTCCGGCGCCTCCGCGGGCGTCTACAAGCACCTCGACGCGTTCGGCGTGGTCTTCGTGGGGTTCGTCGCCGCCCTCGGCGGTGGGATCTTCCGGGACCTGGTGATCGACACCGTCCCGCCGCTGGCCTTCTCCGACTGGCGCTACTCCGCCACCGCCGTCGTGGCGGCGCTCGCGACCTTCTGGCTGCATCCGCACCTGGGCAAGATCGTGCGGACGATCCTGACGCTCGACGCCGCGGGGCTCGCCCTGTTCACCGTCACGGGCACGTTGAAGGCGCTGAACGATCCCACCCCCGTCCCGGCGGTCGGCGCGTGCTTCATCGGGATGCTCACCGGCATCGGCGGCGGCTTGGCCCGCGACCTGCTCACCGGCGAGATCCCCCTGGTTCTCCGGCGTGAGATCTACGCCGTCGCGTCGCTCGCCGGCGCGGCCGTCGTCGCGACGCTCAACTGGTTCCACGAGGACAAGATCCTCCCGCTGTTCCTGGCCGGGCTGCTGATCTTCGTGATCCGGATGATCTCGGTCAAGCGCCAGTGGTCCGCGCCCACCGCCCGCCCGGTCGTGGCCGGTCCCACCGGCTGGCCGAGTACGCCGCTGCGCCGGCCCCGCGTCGGCTCCAGGCCGGCCGGCAAGAATCGGTCCTGGTCTGCCGACGCGGAGCAGTCGTGGTCGGCCGGCGTCGACCAGTCCTGGCCGTCCGGCGAGGGGCAGTCCGGCGCGACGGGATCGGGCTGGCCCGCCGACACCCGCCGGCCCGGCGACACGCGGGGCGGACCGGAGCCGGGCCGGTCGGGCCGGGGCTCCGAAAAGGACAGCGAGCCAGGCCAGGGACCTGACGCACCCACCCGGTAAAGTTTGGCGGTGCCACTCGACATCGCTCGCCTGAACCCTGATCCGGACACCTTTCCCGCCCTACGGGCCTGGCAGCGCAAAGCTCTCGTCGAGTACCTCCGGCGGCGGTCGGCCGACTTCCTCGCGGTCGCGACGCCAGGTGCGGGAAAGACCACATTCGCGCTACGCATCGCGGCCGAACTCCTCGCCGACGGCACCGTCGAGCGGGTCACCGTGGTCGCCCCCACCGAGCACCTCAAGACCCAGTGGTCGCAGGCGGCCGCGCGGGTCGGCATCCAGCTCGACTCGGCGTTCCGCAACGCCGACGGGCACGCCTCCCGCGACTTCCATGGTGTGGTCGTGACCTACGCGCAGGTCGGCATGGCCCCGATGGTCCACCGCCGGATGACCATGACGAAGCAGACGCTGGTGATCCTCGACGAGATCCACCACGCCGGTGACTCCCGCAGCTGGGGCGACGGCGTACTGCAGGCCTTCGAGCCGGCCGAGCGGCGGCTGATGCTGACGGGCACCCCGTTCCGGTCCGACGACAATCCGATCCCGTTCGTGGAATACGTCCGCGACGGCGCGGACGGGTTGCCTCGCAGCCGGGCCGACTCCACCTACGGGTACGCCGACGCGCTGACCGACGGCGTCGTCCGCCCCGTCATCTTCCTGGCGTACTCGGGGGAGACTCGCTGGCGGACGAGTGCCGGCGACGAGCTCGCCGTCCGTCTCGGCGAACCGATGACACAGGACGTGATCGCGCAGGCCTGGCGGACCGCGCTGGACCCCGGCGGCGACTGGATGCCGCAGGTGCTGCGCGCCGCGGACGCCCGTCTTCAGGTCAAGCGGGCCGGTGGCATGCCCGACGCCGGCGGCCTCGTCATCGCCTCCGACCAGCAGACCGCTCGGGCGTACGCGAAACTGCTGGAACGGATCACCGGCGAGAAGGCCGTCGTCGTGCTTTCCGACGACGCCGGCTCCTCGAAGCGGATCGCGGACTTCGCCGCCGGTCAGGAGCGGTGGCTCGTCGCCGTCCGGATGGTCTCCGAGGGCGTCGACATCCCCCGGCTCGCCGTCGGGGTGTACGCCACCAGCGCCTCCACGCCGTTGTACTTCGCCCAGGCGATCGGCCGGTTCGTCCGGGCCCGGCAGCAGGGCGAGACCGCCAGCGTCTTCCTCCCCAGCGTCCCGCATCTGCTCGGACTGGCCTCCGAGATGGAGATGCAGCGCGACCACGTGCTCGGGGCCAAGAACAAGCGTGAGGGGTTCGACGACGAGCTGCTCGAACGGGCGCAGCAGAGCGAGGACGCCAGCGGTGAGCTGACGAAGAAGATCGAGGCGTTGTCCGCCACCGCCGAGCTGGATCAGGTGATCTTCGACGGGGCGACGTTCGGCCTCCCGGCCCAGGCCGGTACGCCGGAGGAGGAGGAGTTCTTGGGGCTCCCCGGTCTCCTCACGCCGGACCAGGTCGCTGCGCTGTTGCACAAGCGGCAGGCGGAGCAGGTGGCGGCCGCGCGACGGCGGTCGAACGCGGCGGCCACGGCCGCGGTGGCGGGCGGCGTACCGGCGCAGCCCCGGGACATGTCTGCCGCCGAGCGCCGCCTGCACCTGCGGCGGCAGCTGAACGCGTTGGTGGCGGCGCATCACCACCGGACGAACCTGCCGCACGGCAAGATCCACGCCGAGTTGCGGCGGCTCTGCGGCGGGCCGCCCAGTGCGCAGGCGACGATCGAACAGCTTGAGGAACGGATCGCCACTATCCAGACGATGGCCTGAGAACCGGACCTGAAACGAGGAAGCCCCGCTCACGCGGGGCTTTCACAGGAAAGGTCTGTCACTCCTCAAGCGACTCGTAGATCTCCTTGCACTCCGGGCAGACCGGGAAGCGGCTCGGGTCCCGAGACGGAACCCACACCTTCCCGCACAGGGCTCTGATCGGGGTGCCCTCGATCAGGGCAGCCATGATCTTGTCCTTCGGCGCATAGTGCGAGAAGCGCTCGTGGTCGCCCTCTTCGACGAGGCGATGATCAGTGTCGGTGCGCTCTTCGATGAGCGTGCCGGTCTCAGGGGTCGTACTCACCCGTCAAGTCTCTCAGAGTCTGGGCCAGTCGGCGAGTGGGATAGCCGGGAGCTGCGGCGGAGTGTCCGACCGGCCCGCTAGGTTGGTGTCGTGAGCATCAGGTTGAGTGAGGAAGTGGCGGCCGCCGTCGAGGACGGTTCGCCGGTGGTGGCGCTGGAAAGCACGATCGT
This genomic interval carries:
- a CDS encoding inositol monophosphatase family protein → MVEQNARELLELAQRVARRAAETARRTRTEAIGQVDTKSTATDVVTAADRAVERQIVEELRAVRPGDGFLGEEYGVQEDSAASGVRWVIDPIDGTVNYLYGLPQYAVSIAAEADGEVIAGVVVNAASGEEWHATLGGGAWRGDRRLSGSTQTVLAQALVGTGFAYSAERRAVQGAVVAGLITRVRDIRRFGSAALDLCAAAEGMLDAYYERGLNPWDLAAGGLIAREAGLLVTGLSGKPAGADLALAAPPALHKQLHDQLVELDADSGP
- a CDS encoding RNA polymerase sigma factor, translating into MTEARQIGADVRSLTDALLAQAAEAGGQLTQAEIARSVEAAEVTPTQAKKLLRALFEAGVTVVADGRTAKAPAKKVAAARSATPASKATTAKATPAKPAERAAPKPAGKTPAQGGPIDGDAAEAAVEPIEKAAAKKAAAPAAKKAAPAKKAVPAKKAAPKAEGDADEPAKKAAAAKKAAPAKKAADGKAEKAPGEEPDAADLEVEDLTAEIEDVVVDEPVEMAQAAAADAAAADDFDWDAEESEALKQARKDAELTASADSVRAYLKQIGKVPLLNAEQEVELAKRIEAGLYAAERLRAADEGELTLTRDMQRDLLWISRDGDRAKNHLLEANLRLVVSLAKRYTGRGMAFLDLIQEGNLGLIRAVEKFDYTKGYKFSTYATWWIRQAITRAMADQARTIRIPVHMVEVINKLGRIQRELLQDLGREPTPEELAKEMDITPEKVLEIQQYAREPISLDQTIGDEGDSQLGDFIEDSEAVVAVDAVSFSLLQDQLQQVLQTLSEREAGVVRLRFGLTDGQPRTLDEIGQVYGVTRERIRQIESKTMSKLRHPSRSQVLRDYLD
- a CDS encoding DUF7455 domain-containing protein, which gives rise to MTATLTPPPETATAHDADERCDRCNAAGKLRIVLAGGGELVFCGHHANKYADDLVKITVDYTVEPDFTWRGSELIAKN
- a CDS encoding DEAD/DEAH box helicase, which gives rise to MARLNPDPDTFPALRAWQRKALVEYLRRRSADFLAVATPGAGKTTFALRIAAELLADGTVERVTVVAPTEHLKTQWSQAAARVGIQLDSAFRNADGHASRDFHGVVVTYAQVGMAPMVHRRMTMTKQTLVILDEIHHAGDSRSWGDGVLQAFEPAERRLMLTGTPFRSDDNPIPFVEYVRDGADGLPRSRADSTYGYADALTDGVVRPVIFLAYSGETRWRTSAGDELAVRLGEPMTQDVIAQAWRTALDPGGDWMPQVLRAADARLQVKRAGGMPDAGGLVIASDQQTARAYAKLLERITGEKAVVVLSDDAGSSKRIADFAAGQERWLVAVRMVSEGVDIPRLAVGVYATSASTPLYFAQAIGRFVRARQQGETASVFLPSVPHLLGLASEMEMQRDHVLGAKNKREGFDDELLERAQQSEDASGELTKKIEALSATAELDQVIFDGATFGLPAQAGTPEEEEFLGLPGLLTPDQVAALLHKRQAEQVAAARRRSNAAATAAVAGGVPAQPRDMSAAERRLHLRRQLNALVAAHHHRTNLPHGKIHAELRRLCGGPPSAQATIEQLEERIATIQTMA
- a CDS encoding DUF3039 domain-containing protein, which codes for MSTTPETGTLIEERTDTDHRLVEEGDHERFSHYAPKDKIMAALIEGTPIRALCGKVWVPSRDPSRFPVCPECKEIYESLEE